A single region of the Mycobacterium avium subsp. avium genome encodes:
- the mymT gene encoding metallothionein MymT: MATYESGTLLTCGHEGCGCRVRIEVPCHCSGAGEEYRCTCGDALTPVK, from the coding sequence ATGGCAACTTACGAGTCCGGAACCCTGCTGACCTGCGGCCACGAGGGCTGCGGCTGTCGCGTCCGCATCGAGGTTCCCTGCCACTGCTCGGGTGCCGGTGAGGAGTACCGCTGCACCTGTGGCGACGCGCTGACCCCGGTCAAGTAG
- a CDS encoding beta-glucosidase: MKDPDERARTVEAQMTDDERFSLLVAVMGAGDMWPVRDERIPADVPMSAGYVPGVPRLGVPPLLMSDAGLGVTNPGYRPGDTATALPAGLALAATFDPALARAAGELIGREARSRGFNVQLAGAMNLARDPRNGRNFEYLSEDPLLTASMVAESVAGIQQQGVISTVKHYSLNCNETNRHFLDAVIDPDAHRESDLLAFELAIERAQPGAVMTAYNKVNGVYAAANSVLLNDVLKDAWAYRGWVMSDWGATPGWECALGGLDQECGAQIDALLWQAESFGAPLRDAYADGRLPKDRLSDMVRRILRSIFAVGVDRSDRAPAPDLNAHNDIALRIARQGIVLLTNRGLLPLRPDSPARIAVIGGYAQLGVPAGFGSSTVVPAGGYAAVVPIGGTALEAGLRNLYLLPSSPLQELRKLLPENTIDFDPGISPAEAVAAAQRADIAIVFAVRAEGEGFDLADLSLPSGQDELIGAVAAANPNTVVVLQTGNPVTMPWLGAVNAVVQAWYPGQAGATAIAEVLTGRVNPGGRLPITFPVGLHQTPRPQLPGAGLPWGTPSAIDYVEGADVGYRWFAAKGHVPMFAFGHGLSYTRFEHRDLVVRGGDTITAGFTVVNTGDRAGADVPQLYLTAMPGKPCLRLLGFERVELGPGESRHVTIDADPRLLAHYDGSIRSWRIAAGSHTVALGISATTLRSTATVELTARTFGR; the protein is encoded by the coding sequence ATGAAAGATCCGGACGAGCGGGCGCGCACGGTCGAGGCCCAGATGACCGACGACGAGCGGTTCTCGCTGCTGGTCGCGGTGATGGGCGCCGGCGACATGTGGCCGGTGCGCGACGAGCGCATCCCGGCGGACGTGCCGATGAGCGCGGGTTACGTGCCGGGGGTGCCGCGCCTCGGCGTGCCGCCGCTGCTGATGAGCGACGCCGGACTGGGTGTCACCAACCCCGGCTACCGTCCGGGTGACACCGCCACCGCGCTTCCGGCCGGCCTGGCGCTGGCCGCCACCTTCGATCCGGCGCTGGCCCGCGCCGCGGGCGAACTGATCGGCCGGGAGGCCCGCAGCCGCGGATTCAACGTCCAGCTGGCCGGGGCGATGAACCTGGCCCGCGACCCGCGCAACGGCCGCAACTTCGAATACCTTTCCGAGGACCCGCTTTTGACCGCCTCCATGGTCGCGGAGTCGGTCGCGGGCATCCAGCAACAGGGCGTCATCTCGACCGTCAAGCACTACTCGCTGAACTGCAACGAAACGAATCGCCACTTTCTGGACGCGGTCATCGACCCCGACGCGCACCGCGAATCCGACCTGCTGGCCTTCGAGTTGGCCATCGAACGGGCCCAGCCCGGGGCCGTGATGACCGCATACAACAAGGTCAACGGCGTCTACGCCGCGGCGAACAGTGTGTTGCTCAACGATGTCCTCAAGGACGCCTGGGCGTATCGCGGCTGGGTGATGTCGGACTGGGGCGCCACTCCGGGCTGGGAATGCGCCCTGGGCGGTCTGGATCAGGAATGCGGCGCCCAGATCGACGCGCTGCTGTGGCAGGCCGAATCCTTCGGTGCGCCGCTGCGCGACGCCTACGCCGACGGCCGGTTGCCCAAGGATCGGCTCTCGGACATGGTCCGGCGCATCCTGCGCTCCATCTTCGCCGTCGGCGTCGACCGGTCGGACCGGGCGCCGGCACCAGATCTAAACGCCCACAACGACATTGCCTTGCGCATCGCGCGGCAGGGCATCGTGCTGCTGACCAACCGCGGGTTGTTGCCGTTGCGCCCCGACTCGCCGGCGCGCATCGCCGTCATCGGCGGGTACGCGCAACTGGGCGTGCCGGCCGGTTTCGGTTCCAGCACCGTCGTTCCGGCGGGCGGGTATGCCGCCGTGGTGCCGATCGGCGGCACAGCGCTGGAGGCCGGGCTGCGCAACTTGTACCTGCTGCCGTCGAGTCCGCTGCAGGAACTGCGAAAGCTTCTGCCCGAGAACACGATTGACTTCGATCCCGGAATCAGCCCGGCCGAGGCGGTGGCGGCGGCACAACGCGCCGACATCGCGATCGTGTTCGCGGTACGCGCCGAAGGGGAGGGCTTCGACCTCGCCGATCTGTCGCTGCCGTCGGGCCAGGACGAGCTGATCGGCGCGGTGGCGGCCGCCAACCCCAACACGGTGGTGGTGCTGCAGACCGGCAACCCGGTCACCATGCCGTGGCTGGGAGCGGTGAATGCCGTTGTGCAGGCGTGGTATCCGGGTCAGGCCGGCGCCACGGCCATCGCCGAGGTGCTCACCGGCCGGGTGAATCCCGGCGGCCGGCTGCCGATCACCTTCCCTGTCGGCCTGCACCAGACGCCGCGTCCGCAGCTGCCCGGCGCCGGGCTACCGTGGGGAACGCCGAGCGCCATCGACTACGTCGAGGGCGCCGACGTCGGCTACCGCTGGTTCGCGGCCAAGGGCCACGTCCCGATGTTCGCCTTCGGACATGGATTGTCCTACACCAGATTTGAACACCGCGACCTGGTCGTGCGGGGCGGCGACACCATCACCGCCGGCTTCACCGTGGTCAACACCGGCGATCGCGCCGGGGCGGATGTACCGCAGCTGTACCTGACGGCGATGCCCGGGAAGCCGTGCCTACGGCTGCTGGGATTCGAGCGGGTCGAGCTGGGCCCGGGCGAGAGCCGGCACGTGACCATCGACGCCGATCCGCGACTGCTGGCCCACTACGACGGCAGCATCCGAAGCTGGCGGATCGCCGCGGGCAGTCATACGGTGGCGCTGGGGATTTCGGCCACTACCTTGCGCTCGACGGCCACGGTCGAGCTGACCGCTCGTACGTTCGGGCGGTGA
- a CDS encoding TIGR04338 family metallohydrolase produces the protein MSPGDSPPRDSQRSRVYAAEEFVRTLFDRAAEHGSPAVEFFGTRLTLPPEGRFGSVPSVQRYVDQVLALPAVRQRWPDVPPLRVRPRRAATAAHYENRYGAGVIAVPDRDTAEWALRELVVLHEVAHHLCRAGPPHGPEFVATICELTELVMGPEVGHVLRVVYAKEGVR, from the coding sequence GTGAGCCCCGGGGACTCCCCGCCGCGGGATTCTCAGCGCTCCAGGGTCTATGCGGCCGAGGAGTTCGTCCGGACGCTGTTCGACCGCGCCGCCGAGCACGGGTCACCCGCGGTGGAGTTCTTCGGCACCCGGCTGACGCTGCCGCCGGAGGGCCGATTCGGCTCGGTGCCCTCCGTGCAACGCTATGTGGACCAGGTGCTGGCCCTGCCCGCGGTGCGGCAACGGTGGCCTGATGTGCCGCCGCTGCGGGTGCGGCCGCGGCGGGCCGCCACCGCCGCGCACTACGAAAACCGCTACGGCGCAGGCGTTATCGCGGTGCCCGACCGCGACACCGCCGAGTGGGCCCTGCGCGAGCTGGTGGTGCTGCACGAAGTGGCGCATCATTTGTGCCGGGCCGGGCCGCCGCACGGCCCGGAGTTCGTCGCGACGATCTGCGAGTTGACGGAGCTGGTGATGGGACCCGAAGTCGGGCATGTGCTGCGCGTCGTCTACGCCAAAGAGGGTGTGCGATGA
- a CDS encoding DUF2786 domain-containing protein, with the protein MSDDKMLARIAALLRQAEGTDNSHEADAFMSAAQRLATAASIDLAVARSHSAQRSAAQAPTQRTITIGAAGSKGLRTYVQLFVLIAAANDVRCDVASNSTFVYAYGFAEDIDASHALYASLVVQMVRASDAYLASGAHRPTPTITARLNFQLAFGARVGQRLAEARDQARQEATKDRRRAPGTAIALRDKEIELVDFYRSASKARGTWQASRASAGYSSAARRAGDRAGRRARLGSSPELPGARSALSG; encoded by the coding sequence GTGAGTGACGACAAGATGCTGGCGCGCATCGCCGCGCTGCTGCGGCAGGCCGAAGGCACCGACAACAGCCACGAGGCCGACGCATTCATGTCGGCCGCGCAGCGGCTCGCGACGGCCGCATCCATCGACCTCGCGGTGGCCCGCTCGCATTCGGCCCAACGTTCGGCGGCCCAGGCCCCGACCCAGCGCACCATCACCATCGGCGCGGCGGGCAGCAAGGGGTTGCGCACCTACGTGCAGCTGTTCGTGCTGATCGCGGCGGCCAACGACGTGCGCTGCGATGTGGCCTCCAATTCGACGTTCGTCTACGCCTACGGGTTCGCCGAGGACATCGACGCCAGTCACGCCCTGTATGCCAGCCTGGTCGTGCAGATGGTCCGCGCCTCCGACGCCTACCTCGCCTCGGGAGCGCACCGCCCGACCCCGACCATCACCGCCCGGCTCAACTTCCAGCTGGCCTTCGGGGCGCGTGTCGGCCAGCGGCTGGCCGAGGCCCGCGATCAGGCGCGCCAGGAAGCCACCAAGGACCGTCGTCGCGCGCCGGGCACCGCTATTGCCTTGCGGGACAAGGAAATCGAGCTGGTGGACTTCTACCGCAGCGCGTCGAAGGCGCGCGGAACCTGGCAGGCCAGTCGCGCGTCGGCCGGATATTCCTCGGCGGCGCGGCGGGCGGGCGATCGGGCCGGAAGGCGGGCGCGGCTGGGCAGCAGCCCCGAGCTGCCCGGGGCGCGGAGCGCGCTGAGCGGGTGA
- a CDS encoding alpha/beta hydrolase, with protein MRIVYDVWTPEVAPRAVLVLAHGFGEHARRYDHVARRFGAAGLVTYALDHRGHGRSGGKRVLVRDIHEYTTDFDTLVGIATREHHGLKCIVVGHSMGGGIVFAYGVERPDNYDLMVLSGPAVAAQDQVSPLLALAAKVLGVIVPGLPAQELDADAVSRDPEVVAAYRNDPLVYHGKVPAGVGRALLQVGETMPQRAPALTAPLLVVHGSDDRLIPVAGSRRLVECVGSADVELKVYPGLYHEVFNEPEREQVLDDVVGWITARL; from the coding sequence GTGCGCATCGTCTATGACGTCTGGACGCCGGAGGTCGCGCCGCGTGCGGTGCTGGTGCTGGCCCACGGCTTCGGCGAGCATGCCCGCCGCTACGACCACGTCGCCCGGCGCTTCGGTGCGGCCGGCCTGGTCACCTACGCGCTGGACCATCGCGGGCACGGCCGTTCCGGCGGCAAGCGGGTGTTGGTGCGCGACATCCACGAATACACCACCGACTTCGACACCCTGGTCGGCATCGCTACCCGGGAGCATCACGGCCTCAAGTGCATCGTGGTCGGGCACAGCATGGGCGGCGGGATCGTGTTCGCCTACGGTGTCGAGCGCCCCGACAACTACGACCTGATGGTGCTGTCCGGTCCCGCGGTGGCGGCCCAGGACCAGGTGTCGCCGCTGCTGGCGCTGGCCGCCAAGGTGCTCGGCGTGATCGTGCCCGGGCTGCCCGCGCAGGAACTCGACGCCGACGCCGTCTCCCGGGACCCCGAGGTGGTGGCCGCCTACCGCAACGATCCCCTGGTGTACCACGGCAAGGTCCCGGCCGGCGTGGGCCGCGCGTTGTTGCAGGTGGGTGAGACGATGCCGCAGCGGGCCCCGGCGCTGACGGCGCCGCTGCTGGTCGTGCACGGCTCGGACGACCGGTTGATCCCGGTCGCCGGCAGCCGGCGCCTGGTCGAATGCGTGGGCTCGGCCGACGTCGAGTTGAAGGTCTACCCGGGGCTCTACCACGAGGTGTTCAACGAGCCCGAGCGCGAGCAGGTGCTCGACGATGTGGTCGGCTGGATCACCGCTCGGCTGTGA
- a CDS encoding alpha/beta hydrolase domain-containing protein produces MTSSTVGVTPVPGNPRLLLSAYDLATVGYVAEEFFVSATASRYGPTGELGADGCWEVTRCGAADFTTRVVVLTPAEPARFNGTVLVEWLNVSGGIDAAAVWMMAHREILRAGYAYVAVSAQRVGVEGGESLLGADMSLKSQDPQRYAALHHPGDAFSYDIFSQIGGLLKTGGHTAMLRGLPARHVIALGESQSAMFLTTYINAVDPLAGVFDGFLVHSRFGPAAPLDGTSIFTESTEPQAVTFRPELRVPVLTLITETDVFGGPREGYYFARQPDNPRLRVWEIAGAAHADNYTIQVAFIDSGSAPLEDIVSGYAPTNMLMGQQLPHYINFGPQHHYVVQAALAALNTWVTAGQPAPGAEPLQVREGPAPQPVLDGNGLARGGLRTPWVDVPIARTSGLGGQESVMSAIFGSGEPFDAATLERMYPGGRTEYLERFTVALDAAIGAGFILPADRAEILRLAAATFPG; encoded by the coding sequence ATGACGAGTTCCACCGTCGGGGTCACGCCGGTACCCGGCAACCCGCGGCTGTTGCTGAGCGCCTATGACCTTGCGACGGTCGGATACGTCGCCGAGGAGTTCTTCGTGTCCGCGACGGCGTCCCGTTACGGCCCGACGGGCGAGCTGGGCGCCGACGGGTGCTGGGAGGTAACCCGTTGCGGCGCCGCCGATTTCACCACCCGGGTCGTGGTGCTGACGCCCGCCGAGCCGGCCCGGTTCAACGGGACCGTGCTGGTGGAGTGGCTCAACGTGAGCGGCGGCATCGATGCCGCCGCGGTCTGGATGATGGCACACCGCGAGATCCTCCGCGCCGGTTACGCGTACGTCGCGGTGTCGGCCCAGCGGGTGGGCGTCGAGGGCGGCGAGAGCCTGCTCGGCGCGGACATGTCGCTGAAAAGCCAGGACCCGCAACGATATGCGGCGCTGCACCACCCGGGCGACGCGTTCAGCTACGACATCTTCTCCCAGATCGGCGGGCTGCTGAAAACCGGCGGGCACACGGCGATGCTGCGCGGCCTGCCGGCCCGACACGTGATCGCGCTGGGCGAGTCCCAGTCGGCGATGTTCCTCACCACCTACATCAACGCCGTCGACCCGCTGGCCGGCGTCTTCGACGGCTTCCTGGTTCATTCCCGGTTCGGGCCTGCCGCCCCGCTCGACGGGACCTCGATCTTCACCGAATCGACTGAGCCGCAAGCGGTGACATTCCGGCCGGAGCTGCGCGTCCCGGTGCTGACGTTGATCACCGAGACCGATGTGTTCGGCGGTCCGCGCGAGGGCTACTACTTCGCCCGCCAGCCCGACAACCCCAGGCTGCGGGTCTGGGAGATCGCCGGGGCCGCGCACGCCGACAACTACACGATTCAGGTGGCTTTCATCGACAGCGGCTCGGCGCCACTCGAGGACATCGTTTCCGGCTACGCGCCGACCAACATGCTGATGGGCCAGCAGTTGCCGCACTACATCAACTTCGGCCCGCAGCACCACTACGTGGTGCAGGCAGCGCTGGCGGCCCTGAACACCTGGGTCACCGCCGGCCAGCCGGCGCCGGGAGCCGAGCCGTTGCAGGTGCGGGAAGGCCCTGCGCCGCAACCAGTTCTGGACGGCAACGGGCTGGCCCGCGGAGGCCTCCGCACCCCGTGGGTGGACGTCCCGATCGCCCGAACCTCGGGGCTGGGCGGTCAGGAGAGCGTCATGTCGGCGATCTTCGGCTCCGGCGAACCGTTCGACGCCGCCACCCTCGAGCGGATGTATCCCGGTGGGCGGACCGAATATCTGGAGCGCTTCACCGTCGCGCTGGACGCGGCGATCGGCGCCGGGTTCATCCTGCCCGCCGACCGCGCCGAGATACTGCGGCTCGCCGCCGCGACGTTTCCGGGTTAG
- a CDS encoding NAD(P)H-dependent amine dehydrogenase family protein, which translates to MYKVGVWGPGSMGVIALRGVIDHPQLELVDLVVHSDAKAGRDAGELCGVAPVGVVATQDPAAMLAGDADAVVYAAGANLRPLEAVEDMVSILRAGKNVVSCSVVPLVFPDAVDSAFTEPLRAAALEGQVSFFTTGIDSGFANDVLPLVLTGVSRVIESVRVTEMFNYATYPDASAVYEILGFGQPPDHPAFAAQPGIFTFGWGPVLHQLAAGLGVEIDHIEESNERIPAPESFDTPTGHIAAGTIAAMRSTLTGYVGAKPTFVLDHVTRMRDDLAPDWPQPRIAIAPKDLGYGLASGRGLYRVEIEGSPSMRCEFEMAEDHDHDLGARIAGSSRMVNAIPAVCAAPPGLLSALDLPLITGAGLVRPVPGPPPDSRLF; encoded by the coding sequence GTGTACAAGGTGGGAGTGTGGGGCCCGGGTTCGATGGGCGTGATCGCCCTGCGCGGGGTGATCGACCACCCGCAGCTGGAGCTGGTCGACCTGGTGGTGCACAGCGACGCCAAGGCCGGCCGGGATGCCGGAGAGCTGTGCGGCGTCGCGCCGGTCGGCGTGGTGGCCACCCAGGACCCGGCGGCGATGCTCGCCGGCGACGCCGACGCCGTGGTATACGCCGCCGGCGCCAACCTGCGGCCGCTGGAGGCCGTCGAGGACATGGTGTCGATCCTGCGGGCCGGAAAGAACGTGGTGTCGTGCTCGGTGGTGCCGCTCGTCTTTCCCGACGCCGTCGACAGCGCCTTCACTGAGCCGCTGCGGGCGGCCGCGCTCGAGGGGCAGGTGTCCTTCTTCACCACCGGCATCGACTCCGGATTCGCCAATGACGTTCTGCCACTGGTACTTACCGGCGTGTCGAGGGTGATCGAATCGGTGCGGGTCACCGAGATGTTCAACTACGCGACCTATCCGGACGCCTCCGCCGTCTACGAGATCCTCGGGTTCGGGCAGCCGCCGGACCACCCGGCATTCGCGGCCCAGCCGGGCATCTTCACCTTCGGCTGGGGTCCCGTGCTGCACCAGCTGGCCGCCGGACTGGGCGTCGAGATCGACCACATCGAGGAGAGCAACGAGCGCATTCCGGCGCCCGAATCCTTCGACACGCCAACCGGTCACATCGCGGCGGGGACCATCGCCGCGATGCGCTCGACGCTGACCGGCTACGTCGGCGCGAAGCCGACGTTCGTGCTCGATCACGTGACCCGCATGCGCGACGACCTGGCGCCGGATTGGCCCCAGCCGCGGATTGCTATCGCGCCCAAGGACCTGGGCTACGGGCTGGCGTCGGGCCGCGGTCTGTACCGGGTGGAGATCGAGGGTTCGCCCAGCATGCGCTGCGAATTCGAGATGGCCGAGGATCACGACCACGATCTGGGAGCCCGGATTGCCGGGTCGTCGCGGATGGTCAACGCCATCCCGGCGGTGTGCGCGGCGCCGCCCGGCCTGCTGTCGGCGCTGGACCTGCCGCTGATCACCGGGGCCGGGCTGGTGCGCCCGGTGCCGGGGCCACCGCCGGACAGCCGGCTGTTCTAA
- a CDS encoding MarR family transcriptional regulator, with translation MAKSIGETPRRSGVKSPPTARVMDVLAAVADSPGGLTSAELAKGCAISSSTCALVLAELERRAWVTRRDDRRYVLGSGLFGLVHGLREQFPLLDRGRDALRLLHERLGAGCSMSKIGARHLTTVDSVGHGTDGEHAVGQRFPIDPPFGLVAMAWRDDDAVQAWLRRVTPRLTRTEIAQHQRVLADIRARGYGAWRFDDTHRSLHNRLAEALASLEPTAQVARRLTTLMTMVTLRSVTDVLETELPTTEFVVLPIFGHDGQPEYQIEIHLGHSAGLTLPELDDALEQARRLLTAPVR, from the coding sequence GTGGCCAAGTCAATCGGTGAGACCCCGCGCAGGTCGGGCGTGAAATCGCCGCCGACCGCGCGGGTAATGGATGTGCTTGCGGCCGTGGCCGATTCACCCGGCGGCCTGACGTCGGCCGAGCTGGCCAAGGGCTGCGCGATCAGCAGTTCGACCTGCGCGCTGGTGCTGGCCGAGCTGGAACGGCGGGCCTGGGTGACGCGGCGCGACGATCGCCGCTACGTGCTGGGCAGCGGCCTGTTCGGGCTGGTGCACGGGCTGCGCGAGCAGTTCCCGCTGCTGGATCGCGGGCGCGACGCGCTGCGCTTGCTGCACGAGCGGCTCGGCGCGGGCTGCTCCATGTCGAAGATCGGCGCCCGGCACCTGACCACCGTCGACAGCGTCGGCCACGGCACCGACGGCGAACACGCCGTCGGACAGCGCTTCCCCATCGACCCGCCCTTCGGTCTGGTGGCGATGGCCTGGCGCGACGACGATGCCGTCCAGGCCTGGCTGCGTCGCGTGACGCCCCGGCTCACGCGCACCGAGATCGCCCAGCACCAACGGGTGCTCGCCGACATCCGGGCCCGCGGCTACGGCGCGTGGCGGTTCGACGACACGCACCGCTCCCTGCACAATCGGCTGGCCGAGGCGCTGGCATCGCTGGAGCCGACGGCCCAGGTCGCCCGGCGGCTCACCACGCTGATGACCATGGTGACCCTGCGCTCCGTCACCGATGTCCTCGAAACAGAGTTGCCCACAACGGAATTCGTGGTGCTTCCGATCTTCGGCCACGACGGCCAGCCGGAATACCAGATCGAGATCCACCTCGGTCACTCGGCCGGTTTGACCCTGCCCGAACTCGACGACGCGCTGGAACAGGCCCGGCGGCTGCTCACCGCCCCGGTTCGCTGA